In Anomaloglossus baeobatrachus isolate aAnoBae1 chromosome 3, aAnoBae1.hap1, whole genome shotgun sequence, one genomic interval encodes:
- the THAP4 gene encoding peroxynitrite isomerase THAP4 isoform X2 yields MPDQHPLLRPDAVPSLFRGGKEVKRKGAFEPQILRLGKRKHLRKKISPYSLEDKGLLVSPSGDFVGKSDACNKTDARDPGHSLRRCSHHIASKFIFTLHSYSRSSAMTFSQNSDSSLHQLEEGTNHPNDLHLQEKDRPSSSPDYGSEDILFTVGGSPTSFGGNNTALASIAPVSSSVCSSEVFESPVYGVQDTIPGIQTEYPSHDINSEVLDTFDSPHSYCSIEETTTSQTNQCDNQELTAGFREEEPRSALSGHKARGTPPLNPAVASLAWMLGTWVSDPPGEGEFPSIPCFRYMEEAVVSHVGQPMLNFTFCASNPETGKAMHRECGFIRVKPGTNQVAFICAQNTGVVEVEEGEVQGEQLTLTSQSLSRISFAKEPHVQQISRTFRLTAEGRLEQTVSMATSTQVMAPHLRVTYKKVTS; encoded by the exons ATGCCTGACCAGCACCCTCTTCTCAGACCAGATGCTGTGCCATCCCTCTTCAGAGGTGGCAAAGAGGTAAAGAGAAAAGGAGCATTTGAGCCACAGATATTGCGGCTTGGAAAAAGAAAACATCTAAGGAAAAAGATATCCCCGTATTCTCTAGAAGATAAAGGGCTCCTTGTGTCGCCAAGTGGAGACTTTGTAGGTAAAAGTGATGCTTGCAATAAAACTGATGCTAGGGACCCCGGCCATAGTCTTCGTCGATGTAGCCATCATATAGCCTCGAAGTTTATCTTCACTCTGCACTCGTACAGTCGCTCTTCAGCTATGACATTTTCACAAAATTCTGATTCTTCACTTCATCAACTGGAAGAAGGAACCAATCACCCAAATGATCTACATCTTCAAGAAAAGGACCGACCGTCGTCATCTCCTGACTATGGAAGTGAGGACATCTTGTTTACTGTAGGAGGTTCTCCGACATCATTTGGTGGCAATAATACAGCATTGGCCTCAATAGCACCGGTTTCTTCTAGCGTATGCAGCAGTGAAGTATTTGAGTCGCCTGTATATGGGGTACAGGACACAATCCCAGGTATACAGACTGAATATCCTTCTCATGACATCAATTCAGAGGTTTTGGACACTTTTGATTCCCCACATTCATATTGCTCCATAGAAGAGACCACGACCAGCCAAACAAATCAATGCGATAACCAGGAACTTACAGCTGGATTCAGAGAAGAAGAGCCCCGCAGTGCCCTGTCAGGCCATAAAGCACGAG GTACTCCTCCCTTGAACCCAGCAGTAGCATCTCTTGCCTGGATGCTGGGGACATGGGTATCAGATCCCCCGGGTGAAGGAGAGTTTCCATCCATCCCCTGCTTCCGTTACATGGAGGAAGCGGTCGTCTCACATGTGGGGCAGCCCAtgctgaatttcac GTTTTGTGCCTCTAACCCAGAGACGGGGAAAGCAATGCACAGAGAATGTGGATTTATTCGTGTGAAGCCTGGGACCAATCAAGTGGCCTTTATATGTGCCCAGAACACAG GTGTAGTTGAGGTGGAAGAAGGCGAGGTACAAGGCGAGCAGCTCACTCTGACCTCACAGTCATTAAGCAGGATCAGTTTTGCCAAAGAGCCTCATGTCCAGCAG ATCTCCCGTACCTTCCGCCTGACCGCTGAAGGGAGGCTGGAGCAGACGGTCTCCATGGCAACCAGCACGCAGGTTATGGCTCCACACTTACGAGTTACATACAAGAAAGTGACCTCCTAA
- the THAP4 gene encoding peroxynitrite isomerase THAP4 isoform X1, protein MVICCAAPNCTNRQGKGERGAISFHRFPLKDSARLYLWTAAIQRGDWTPGPYSFLCSEHFSEDSFVPRMPDQHPLLRPDAVPSLFRGGKEVKRKGAFEPQILRLGKRKHLRKKISPYSLEDKGLLVSPSGDFVGKSDACNKTDARDPGHSLRRCSHHIASKFIFTLHSYSRSSAMTFSQNSDSSLHQLEEGTNHPNDLHLQEKDRPSSSPDYGSEDILFTVGGSPTSFGGNNTALASIAPVSSSVCSSEVFESPVYGVQDTIPGIQTEYPSHDINSEVLDTFDSPHSYCSIEETTTSQTNQCDNQELTAGFREEEPRSALSGHKARGTPPLNPAVASLAWMLGTWVSDPPGEGEFPSIPCFRYMEEAVVSHVGQPMLNFTFCASNPETGKAMHRECGFIRVKPGTNQVAFICAQNTGVVEVEEGEVQGEQLTLTSQSLSRISFAKEPHVQQISRTFRLTAEGRLEQTVSMATSTQVMAPHLRVTYKKVTS, encoded by the exons GTTTCCTCTGAAGGATTCTGCCCGCCTCTACCTGTGGACAGCCGCAATCCAGCGCGGTGACTGGACTCCGGGCCCTTACTCATTCCTGTGCAGTGAACATTTCAGTGAGGACAGCTTCGTGCCCCGTATGCCTGACCAGCACCCTCTTCTCAGACCAGATGCTGTGCCATCCCTCTTCAGAGGTGGCAAAGAGGTAAAGAGAAAAGGAGCATTTGAGCCACAGATATTGCGGCTTGGAAAAAGAAAACATCTAAGGAAAAAGATATCCCCGTATTCTCTAGAAGATAAAGGGCTCCTTGTGTCGCCAAGTGGAGACTTTGTAGGTAAAAGTGATGCTTGCAATAAAACTGATGCTAGGGACCCCGGCCATAGTCTTCGTCGATGTAGCCATCATATAGCCTCGAAGTTTATCTTCACTCTGCACTCGTACAGTCGCTCTTCAGCTATGACATTTTCACAAAATTCTGATTCTTCACTTCATCAACTGGAAGAAGGAACCAATCACCCAAATGATCTACATCTTCAAGAAAAGGACCGACCGTCGTCATCTCCTGACTATGGAAGTGAGGACATCTTGTTTACTGTAGGAGGTTCTCCGACATCATTTGGTGGCAATAATACAGCATTGGCCTCAATAGCACCGGTTTCTTCTAGCGTATGCAGCAGTGAAGTATTTGAGTCGCCTGTATATGGGGTACAGGACACAATCCCAGGTATACAGACTGAATATCCTTCTCATGACATCAATTCAGAGGTTTTGGACACTTTTGATTCCCCACATTCATATTGCTCCATAGAAGAGACCACGACCAGCCAAACAAATCAATGCGATAACCAGGAACTTACAGCTGGATTCAGAGAAGAAGAGCCCCGCAGTGCCCTGTCAGGCCATAAAGCACGAG GTACTCCTCCCTTGAACCCAGCAGTAGCATCTCTTGCCTGGATGCTGGGGACATGGGTATCAGATCCCCCGGGTGAAGGAGAGTTTCCATCCATCCCCTGCTTCCGTTACATGGAGGAAGCGGTCGTCTCACATGTGGGGCAGCCCAtgctgaatttcac GTTTTGTGCCTCTAACCCAGAGACGGGGAAAGCAATGCACAGAGAATGTGGATTTATTCGTGTGAAGCCTGGGACCAATCAAGTGGCCTTTATATGTGCCCAGAACACAG GTGTAGTTGAGGTGGAAGAAGGCGAGGTACAAGGCGAGCAGCTCACTCTGACCTCACAGTCATTAAGCAGGATCAGTTTTGCCAAAGAGCCTCATGTCCAGCAG ATCTCCCGTACCTTCCGCCTGACCGCTGAAGGGAGGCTGGAGCAGACGGTCTCCATGGCAACCAGCACGCAGGTTATGGCTCCACACTTACGAGTTACATACAAGAAAGTGACCTCCTAA
- the THAP4 gene encoding peroxynitrite isomerase THAP4 isoform X3 encodes MHCSLLTSHLSAEERMASDLRAGTPPLNPAVASLAWMLGTWVSDPPGEGEFPSIPCFRYMEEAVVSHVGQPMLNFTFCASNPETGKAMHRECGFIRVKPGTNQVAFICAQNTGVVEVEEGEVQGEQLTLTSQSLSRISFAKEPHVQQISRTFRLTAEGRLEQTVSMATSTQVMAPHLRVTYKKVTS; translated from the exons ATGCACTGCTCCCTCCTGACGTCACATTTGTCTGCGGAGGAGAGAATGGCAAGTGATCTCCGTGCAG GTACTCCTCCCTTGAACCCAGCAGTAGCATCTCTTGCCTGGATGCTGGGGACATGGGTATCAGATCCCCCGGGTGAAGGAGAGTTTCCATCCATCCCCTGCTTCCGTTACATGGAGGAAGCGGTCGTCTCACATGTGGGGCAGCCCAtgctgaatttcac GTTTTGTGCCTCTAACCCAGAGACGGGGAAAGCAATGCACAGAGAATGTGGATTTATTCGTGTGAAGCCTGGGACCAATCAAGTGGCCTTTATATGTGCCCAGAACACAG GTGTAGTTGAGGTGGAAGAAGGCGAGGTACAAGGCGAGCAGCTCACTCTGACCTCACAGTCATTAAGCAGGATCAGTTTTGCCAAAGAGCCTCATGTCCAGCAG ATCTCCCGTACCTTCCGCCTGACCGCTGAAGGGAGGCTGGAGCAGACGGTCTCCATGGCAACCAGCACGCAGGTTATGGCTCCACACTTACGAGTTACATACAAGAAAGTGACCTCCTAA